The Meriones unguiculatus strain TT.TT164.6M chromosome 1, Bangor_MerUng_6.1, whole genome shotgun sequence genome has a segment encoding these proteins:
- the LOC110542320 gene encoding olfactory receptor 5B12-like has protein sequence MNNISEVTEFILVGLTDAPELQVPLFIIFTLIYLITLFGNLGMIVLILLDSRLHTPMYFFLSNLSLVDCVYASAVTPKVIEGFLTEHKIISYNACAAQMFFLIAFAIIEGFLLASMAFDRHAAVCKPLHYSTTMTTTMCALLTAGSYTSGLLQSSIHVAFTFHLSFCHSNVVNHFFCDIPPLLALSCSDIYTNEIVLFFLAAFNIALTILVILTSYILIFIAILRMHSAEGQKKAISTCTSHLTTVSIFYGTIIFMYLQPSSSHSMDTDKVASVFYTMIIPMLNPLVYSLRNKEVKNAFKKVAGKVLSSLGLVKYL, from the coding sequence ATGAATAATATTTCAGAGGTGACTGAATTTATTCTTGTGGGGTTAACAGATGCCCCAGAGCTGCAAGTCCCTTTATTTATCATCTTTACTCTTATTTATTTGATCACATTGTTTGGGAACCTTGGGATGATTGTGTTGATTCTCTTGGACTCTCGACTCCACACTCCCATGTATTTTTTCCTCAGTAACCTCTCCCTGGTGGACTGTGTTTATGCCTCAGCTGTCACTCCAAAGGTAATAGAAGGGTTTCTCACAGAACACAAGATCATATCCTACAATGCGTGTGCTGCCCAAATGTTCTTCTTAATAGCGTTTGCAATTATTGAAGGTTTTCTCTTGGCCTCAATGGCCTTTGACCGTCATGCAGCAGTGTGCAAACCATTGCATTACTCCACCACCATGACAACTACAATGTGTGCCCTACTTACTGCTGGTTCTTACACCAGTGGACTCTTGCAATCTTCCATCCATGTTGCCTTCACTTTTCACCTCTCCTTCTGCCATTCCAATGTAGTGAATCACTTTTTTTGTGACATTCCTCCATTACTGGCACTTTCTTGTTCTGATATCTACACAAATGAAATTGTACTGTTCTTCTTGGCAGCATTCAATATTGCTTTAACTATATTAGTTATCTTAACCTCTTACATACTTATCTTTATTGCAATCTTGAGGATGCATTCTGCTGAGGGACAGAAGAAGGCCATTTCCACCTGCACATCCCACCTAACCACTGTTTCAATCTTCTATGGCACAATCATCTTCATGTACTTACAACCCAGCTCCAGTCACTCCATGGACACTGACAAAGTAGCATCTGTGTTCTACACCATGATCATTCCCATGCTGAACCCTCTTGTTTACAGCCTGCGGAACAAAGAAGTCAAGAATGCATTCAAGAAGGTTGCTGGAAAAGTATTGTCTTCACTGGGATTAGTCAAATACCTGTAA